A window of Candidatus Cloacimonas sp. contains these coding sequences:
- a CDS encoding ABC transporter ATP-binding protein — MICLAGYDLCKSYMDSNQTLNVLRQATLEVQETELVCITGQSGSGKSTLLHLLGLLDSPDSGQVMIGGKYIGSNTPEAASIRNLELGFVFQFHYLIEDLNAQENVALPMIISGVSSSRAIKKAAALLKGLDLAERITHYPNQLSGGEQQRVALARALINNPKIVLADEPTGNLDPEHSNEVWNMIIKLNQERGQTFVIVTHDVANAARAQVTYNLNAGKLEKK; from the coding sequence ATGATTTGTTTAGCCGGCTATGACCTTTGCAAAAGCTATATGGACAGCAATCAAACCCTGAATGTTTTACGCCAGGCAACTTTGGAAGTGCAGGAAACTGAGCTGGTTTGTATTACAGGACAATCCGGTTCCGGAAAAAGTACCCTTCTTCACCTTTTGGGCTTGCTGGATTCTCCAGATTCGGGACAGGTTATGATTGGTGGAAAATATATCGGCTCTAATACACCGGAAGCTGCTTCTATTCGCAATTTGGAACTGGGCTTCGTGTTTCAGTTTCACTATTTGATTGAAGACCTCAATGCTCAGGAAAATGTAGCGTTACCGATGATTATTTCCGGTGTAAGTTCTTCCCGGGCTATTAAAAAGGCAGCTGCTCTTCTAAAAGGACTTGATTTGGCAGAACGCATCACACACTATCCCAATCAATTAAGCGGAGGAGAACAACAACGCGTTGCTCTTGCCAGAGCTTTAATCAACAACCCCAAAATAGTTCTGGCAGATGAGCCAACGGGCAATCTTGATCCTGAGCATAGTAATGAGGTCTGGAATATGATTATAAAGCTCAATCAAGAACGAGGACAGACCTTTGTAATTGTTACTCACGATGTTGCTAATGCTGCCAGAGCTCAAGTAACCTATAATTTGAACGCAGGAAAACTGGAAAAGAAATAA
- a CDS encoding epoxyqueuosine reductase QueH, whose product MLKPKLLLHCCCAPCLIAPYYKLRAEGKELSLFWFNPNIHPLLEYQKRRETLREFAAKENIDLIEQDEYGLVNFLQATLKDIENRCSYCYESRLNAVAQKAKELGYEAFSTTLLYSKYQKHELIVDIALKMSAKYGIEFYYEDWRPLWWEGRRLAKEAGFYRQQYCGCIFSEEERYREQIQRNRPAEN is encoded by the coding sequence ATGCTAAAACCGAAACTTTTACTGCATTGCTGTTGTGCACCCTGTTTGATAGCTCCATACTATAAGCTGAGAGCTGAAGGCAAAGAGCTAAGTTTATTTTGGTTTAACCCTAATATTCATCCGCTTTTGGAATATCAAAAAAGGCGTGAGACCTTGCGGGAATTTGCTGCTAAAGAAAATATAGACCTGATTGAACAGGATGAATACGGTCTGGTGAATTTCTTGCAGGCAACGCTGAAAGATATTGAAAATCGCTGTTCATATTGCTACGAAAGCCGTTTGAATGCTGTTGCCCAAAAAGCGAAAGAACTTGGTTACGAAGCTTTTAGCACTACACTGCTTTACAGTAAATACCAAAAACACGAACTGATTGTGGATATTGCATTAAAAATGAGCGCTAAATACGGTATTGAATTTTACTATGAGGACTGGAGACCCTTGTGGTGGGAGGGTAGAAGATTAGCAAAAGAAGCTGGATTTTATCGTCAACAATACTGTGGTTGTATATTTAGTGAAGAGGAACGCTACCGTGAGCAAATACAAAGAAATAGACCTGCAGAAAATTAA
- a CDS encoding ABC transporter permease, whose product MDKLSAFFLSRYLKAPKRNILRFSFIFMILGIILSVGILTAGLNLFEGYERTLRDVLLGAFPHITVTKANLHNIAVSETEFLTAKIAKQKEVLQITPLLSYPVMTAGEEKVRGASLNAYNFNSQTPFPQAKYIQKGKKVPAPGEVIIGKYLAQELGKDIGDTLKVVFTRLDNISALGIFPSEYYLPIAGIYSSGFYETDRSLLLTNYSDAAKMLNDYTGFSKLEIRLKEQDIDRAAEIAQHLQTVAGPEYSVYPWQTFSAGLLHLVAMEKWLIFIIFCFLVLIAGINVISAVATIILDKRNQIAVLKTLGAKPSTIKRVLSFQVGLSSLLAIIAGQIFGALLSFIIEKQNFYRLKGDVYFIDSLHTSIVPLNQLIIFAVSATLVFICIYFPLKQIDKLEIIELLRNP is encoded by the coding sequence ATGGATAAACTATCTGCTTTTTTTCTTTCCCGCTATCTTAAAGCTCCCAAGCGTAATATATTGCGCTTCAGTTTCATCTTTATGATTTTAGGCATTATCCTTTCGGTAGGGATTTTAACTGCCGGTTTGAACTTGTTTGAGGGTTATGAACGCACATTGAGAGATGTGCTTTTAGGTGCTTTTCCGCATATTACTGTTACTAAAGCAAATTTGCATAACATTGCGGTAAGCGAAACCGAGTTCTTAACAGCTAAGATAGCCAAGCAGAAAGAAGTTTTGCAAATAACTCCGCTACTTAGTTATCCTGTAATGACAGCAGGAGAAGAAAAAGTGCGGGGTGCATCTTTGAATGCTTACAATTTTAATAGCCAAACCCCTTTTCCCCAGGCAAAATATATCCAAAAAGGGAAAAAAGTTCCTGCTCCGGGTGAAGTTATTATTGGAAAATACCTGGCACAAGAATTGGGAAAAGACATTGGCGATACTCTAAAAGTGGTTTTCACCCGTTTAGATAATATCTCCGCTTTAGGAATTTTCCCTTCGGAATACTATTTGCCGATAGCAGGAATTTATAGCAGCGGATTCTATGAAACTGACCGCTCTTTACTCTTAACAAACTATTCCGATGCAGCAAAAATGCTTAACGATTATACAGGTTTCAGTAAACTGGAAATACGCTTGAAGGAACAGGATATAGATAGAGCAGCTGAAATTGCCCAACATCTTCAAACGGTTGCAGGACCGGAATATTCTGTTTATCCCTGGCAAACCTTCAGTGCGGGCTTATTGCATTTGGTAGCTATGGAGAAATGGCTGATTTTTATTATCTTCTGCTTTTTGGTTCTAATTGCCGGAATCAATGTTATTTCAGCTGTAGCTACTATTATTCTGGATAAAAGAAACCAGATTGCAGTTCTTAAAACTTTGGGCGCAAAGCCCTCCACAATTAAAAGAGTGCTCAGTTTTCAAGTAGGGCTTTCCTCTTTGCTGGCTATTATAGCGGGACAAATCTTTGGAGCATTGCTTTCTTTTATAATAGAAAAACAAAATTTCTATCGCTTGAAGGGGGATGTTTATTTTATTGATAGTTTACATACCAGTATCGTTCCTCTTAATCAATTAATTATTTTCGCGGTTTCCGCTACTCTTGTTTTTATTTGCATCTACTTTCCCTTAAAGCAAATAGATAAACTGGAGATTATTGAATTGCTGCGCAATCCTTAA
- a CDS encoding glycosyltransferase family 2 protein, with the protein MKLSFIIPILNEQDSLSELYDEILQNCVSYDYEIIFIDDGSSDNSFGVMQQMAAKDEKVKVIKFRRNFGKAAALQLGFTIASGEIVFTLDGDLQDNPIEIPHFIEKLNEGYDLVSGWKRKRHDPLYKTLPSKLFNFVTAKTFRLKLKDYNCGFKAYRHPLEKELTLYGEMHRYIPVLAHSLGYKVGEIAVTHRPRKYGKSKYGKERYLRGFFDLLTVKMITQYSKSPLYLFGRIGVASTLIGIIIGIYLAVLKLFYGQPLSNRPLLLLGILLIIGGLQFISLGLISELIVNRFRQGKKTLISIAQCLNIETSLPLPEESQSLID; encoded by the coding sequence ATGAAATTATCCTTTATTATTCCGATTTTAAATGAACAAGATTCCCTAAGCGAACTATATGACGAGATTTTACAAAACTGCGTAAGTTACGATTATGAGATAATCTTTATTGATGACGGTTCTTCGGACAACAGTTTTGGAGTTATGCAACAAATGGCTGCAAAGGACGAAAAAGTAAAAGTAATAAAATTCAGACGCAATTTTGGTAAAGCTGCTGCTTTACAGCTTGGTTTCACAATTGCCTCGGGTGAGATTGTTTTTACTTTGGACGGGGACTTACAGGATAATCCAATAGAAATTCCTCATTTTATAGAAAAATTAAATGAGGGCTACGATTTGGTTTCCGGTTGGAAACGCAAGCGCCACGATCCTCTGTATAAAACGCTTCCTTCCAAACTCTTCAATTTTGTTACAGCCAAGACCTTCCGCTTGAAGCTAAAGGATTATAATTGCGGTTTTAAGGCATACCGCCACCCTTTGGAAAAAGAATTAACCCTCTATGGAGAAATGCATCGTTATATCCCTGTTTTAGCACATTCTTTGGGCTATAAAGTAGGAGAAATTGCCGTGACTCATCGTCCGCGGAAATATGGAAAAAGCAAATATGGCAAAGAGCGTTACTTGAGAGGTTTTTTTGACCTTTTAACGGTGAAGATGATTACGCAATACAGTAAAAGTCCTTTATACCTTTTTGGTCGTATTGGAGTTGCATCTACATTGATCGGTATTATCATCGGTATTTATCTGGCAGTTCTCAAATTGTTTTACGGACAACCGCTTTCCAACCGTCCTCTCTTATTATTAGGTATTTTACTTATCATCGGTGGTTTGCAGTTTATATCTCTGGGCTTGATATCAGAATTGATAGTCAATCGCTTCCGACAAGGCAAGAAAACACTTATTTCTATCGCTCAATGTCTGAATATAGAAACCTCCCTTCCTTTGCCGGAAGAAAGTCAATCCTTGATAGATTAA
- a CDS encoding deoxyhypusine synthase family protein gives MSKYKEIDLQKIKTYPIDQRYSKVNKNAFAQKGKVRVSEFLNCLPDILAAKNLKELIATCKKAKANQKPIIIGLGGHIIKCGLAPLLIEMMEEGFVSAFVCNGAVVIHDYEIACFGKTSEDVSVALADGSFGMAEETAKGINNAINKGFNEGLGLGEAIGKELSTKAENKELSLLASAYRLEIPVCVQVAIGTDIIHQSPYAEGKAIGDCSMRDFRIFAEMVSKLNGGGVFLNLGSAVIVPEVFLKALTIARNIYGEVQNFTTAVFDFNVHYRAKVNVAERPVENGGKGYYFVGHNEIMVPLLIKGILE, from the coding sequence GTGAGCAAATACAAAGAAATAGACCTGCAGAAAATTAAGACCTATCCTATTGACCAACGCTATAGCAAAGTAAATAAAAATGCCTTTGCCCAAAAGGGAAAAGTAAGGGTTTCGGAGTTTCTGAATTGCCTTCCCGATATCCTTGCTGCTAAGAACCTGAAAGAACTTATTGCTACTTGTAAAAAAGCCAAAGCAAACCAAAAGCCGATTATAATTGGATTGGGGGGGCATATTATCAAATGCGGTTTAGCTCCTTTGTTGATTGAAATGATGGAAGAAGGTTTTGTTTCGGCATTTGTATGTAACGGTGCCGTAGTAATTCATGATTATGAAATTGCCTGCTTTGGCAAGACCTCGGAAGATGTATCTGTTGCGTTAGCAGATGGCTCTTTTGGAATGGCAGAAGAGACCGCAAAAGGTATTAACAATGCTATTAATAAGGGTTTCAATGAGGGCTTGGGTTTAGGAGAAGCAATTGGCAAAGAACTTTCCACAAAGGCAGAAAATAAAGAACTTTCTTTGCTTGCTTCCGCTTACCGCTTAGAAATTCCTGTTTGTGTGCAAGTTGCTATCGGAACAGATATCATTCATCAAAGTCCTTATGCAGAAGGAAAGGCAATTGGTGATTGCTCAATGCGGGATTTTCGGATTTTTGCAGAAATGGTTTCTAAACTGAATGGGGGAGGGGTGTTTCTGAATTTGGGTTCGGCAGTGATTGTTCCGGAGGTCTTTTTGAAGGCGTTAACAATTGCCAGAAATATCTATGGCGAAGTTCAGAATTTTACTACTGCTGTGTTTGATTTTAATGTGCACTATAGAGCGAAGGTTAATGTAGCAGAAAGACCTGTTGAAAACGGAGGGAAAGGTTATTATTTTGTAGGACATAACGAAATAATGGTACCGCTGTTGATAAAAGGAATTTTGGAATAA